From Toxorhynchites rutilus septentrionalis strain SRP chromosome 2, ASM2978413v1, whole genome shotgun sequence, a single genomic window includes:
- the LOC129770843 gene encoding coronin-1A-like isoform X4, with protein MTNSQLWFRGVRPSKFRHVYGLPTRKECCYTDISVVRSGNDGNFCAVNPTFLAIVADTTFVVIPINQTGRIDFQCCRVIGHTGQILDLKWNPFDDNMIASASDDCTIKLWKIPPGGLTCNLSESTMEMVGHKRKVLQIEWHPTAANILISAGFDHLICLWDVGSADTPLLNVIDCHVDMIYSLAINRDGSLIATTSKDKKLRVIEPRSGIVVSEGVCHQGTKCSKAVFLDNNRILTTGFSRHSDRQFAVWNQHDLKKPLAQEVIDSSSGVVTPYFDHDTKMIYLAGKGDGNIRYYELVDEAPYVHYLNQFLSGQPQKALGFMPKRGLNVSQCEVFRFYKMHATGNVCEPISMIVPRKSTLFQSDLYPDTLADVPAIGAKEWYQGRNAQPLLRSMKTGESILEAASHKTRSESKSTNSHHNKTGSVLTNNHGAMNGNSNNTANGPTMNGGNYTNGGGNLTPLANGKNNKENEMDNRILDNTTKKFAFLAQPTIPDYRPQAIIEKSQKTSTNQSTKFHQLQAIFGQHQTANHKDLANLQNNMLSGSRNSSRNSSLENINLLNSENELRKAFNKQTEEIKSLRKSLHNSEKRVRDLEAEVKRLQLQLKR; from the exons CTATGGTTCCGCGGGGTGCGTCCATCCAAGTTTCGCCACGTATACGGTCTTCCGACGCGCAAGGAGTGCTGCTACACCGACATCAGTGTGGTGCGGAGCGGCAACGATGGCAACTTCTGCGCCGTTAATCCTACATTCCTGGCGATCGTGGCAGACACAACCTTCGTGGTCATCCCAATCAACCAAACGGGACGAATCGACTTCCAGTGCTGCCGGGTGATAGGTCACACCGGCCAAATTTTGGATCTCAAGTGGAATCCCTTCGACGACAATATGATTGCGTCGGCGTCCGATGATTGCACG ATAAAACTTTGGAAGATTCCGCCAGGCGGTCTCACCTGTAATCTGAGTGAAAGCACAATGGAGATGGTCGGTCACAAGCGAAAGGTTCTACAGATTGAGTGGCACCCAACGGCAGCCAACATTCTCATAAGTGCTGGGTTTGACCACCTCATTTGTTTGTGGGACGTGGGCAGTGCAGACACACCACTACTAAATGTAATCGATTGTCACGTGGATATGATCTACAGCTTGGCCATCAACAGAGACGGATCACTGATTGCAACCACCTCCAAGGATAAGAAACTGCGGGTTATAGAGCCAAGAAGCGGTATCGTTGTTTCG GAGGGTGTATGCCACCAGGGCACAAAGTGCTCGAAAGCTGTTTTCCTAGACAACAACCGCATTTTGACGACAGGCTTTTCGCGGCACTCGGATCGGCAGTTTGCGGTGTGGAATCAACACGATTTGAAGAAACCATTGGCACAGGAAGTGATAGATAGTTCGAGTGGAGTGGTAACTCCGTACTTTGATCATGACACAAAAATGATCTATTTGGCTGGCAAGGGCGATGGTAACATTCGATACTATGAGTTGGTCGATGAGGCACCATATGTGCACTATTTGAACCAGTTCCTTTCGGGACAGCCCCAGAAAGCGTTGGGATTTATGCCGAAGCGGGGATTAAATGTTTCCCAGTGTGAGGTGTTCCGGTTCTATAAGATGCATGCAACGGGAAATGTGTGCGAACCCATATCGATGATTGTCCCGCGCAAATCCACCCTTTTCCAGAGCGATCTCTATCCGGATACGTTGGCCGATGTTCCGGCAATCGGTGCCAAAGAGTGGTACCAGGGCCGCAATGCTCAACCGTTGCTGAGATCGATGAAGACAG GAGAGTCAATATTGGAAGCAGCCAGTCATAAGACTCGCAGTGAAAGTAAATCCACTAACAGTCATCACAACAAGACCGGCAGCGTTCTCACTAACAACCACGGTGCTATGAACGGAAACAGTAACAATACGGCCAACGGGCCAACGATGAACGGAGGCAACTACACGAATGGTGGCGGAAATTTGACGCCATTGGCTAACGGAAAGAACAACAAAGAAAACGAAATGGACAACCGAATTTTGGACAACACTACGAAGAAGTTTGCATTCCTTGCTCAACCAACTATACCGGACTACAGGCCTCAGGCG ATAATCGAGAAGAGTCAAAAGACGTCGACGAACCAGAGCACCAAGTTCCACCAGCTGCAGGCAATTTTCGGACAGCATCAAACGGCGAACCACAAGGACCTTGCCAACCTGCAGAACAACATGCTCAGCGGCTCGAGGAACAGCTCGCGCAACAGTTCGCTGGAGAATATTAACCTGTTGAATTCGGAGAATGAG CTCCGAAAAGCGTTCAACAAACAAACGGAGGAGATCAAGAGCCTGCGAAAGTCACTTCACAACTCGGAAAAGCGAGTACGCGATCTGGAAGCCGAAGTTAAGCGGTTACAGCTGCAGCTGAAACGCTAG
- the LOC129770843 gene encoding coronin-1A-like isoform X3, which produces MSSFEAIRSEFAEKWNALLEAGGAGGGGLSLSDPEQHLHSDNDGDDDSMTNSQLWFRGVRPSKFRHVYGLPTRKECCYTDISVVRSGNDGNFCAVNPTFLAIVADTTFVVIPINQTGRIDFQCCRVIGHTGQILDLKWNPFDDNMIASASDDCTIKLWKIPPGGLTCNLSESTMEMVGHKRKVLQIEWHPTAANILISAGFDHLICLWDVGSADTPLLNVIDCHVDMIYSLAINRDGSLIATTSKDKKLRVIEPRSGIVVSEGVCHQGTKCSKAVFLDNNRILTTGFSRHSDRQFAVWNQHDLKKPLAQEVIDSSSGVVTPYFDHDTKMIYLAGKGDGNIRYYELVDEAPYVHYLNQFLSGQPQKALGFMPKRGLNVSQCEVFRFYKMHATGNVCEPISMIVPRKSTLFQSDLYPDTLADVPAIGAKEWYQGRNAQPLLRSMKTGESILEAASHKTRSESKSTNSHHNKTGSVLTNNHGAMNGNSNNTANGPTMNGGNYTNGGGNLTPLANGKNNKENEMDNRILDNTTKKFAFLAQPTIPDYRPQAIIEKSQKTSTNQSTKFHQLQAIFGQHQTANHKDLANLQNNMLSGSRNSSRNSSLENINLLNSENELRKAFNKQTEEIKSLRKSLHNSEKRVRDLEAEVKRLQLQLKR; this is translated from the exons CTATGGTTCCGCGGGGTGCGTCCATCCAAGTTTCGCCACGTATACGGTCTTCCGACGCGCAAGGAGTGCTGCTACACCGACATCAGTGTGGTGCGGAGCGGCAACGATGGCAACTTCTGCGCCGTTAATCCTACATTCCTGGCGATCGTGGCAGACACAACCTTCGTGGTCATCCCAATCAACCAAACGGGACGAATCGACTTCCAGTGCTGCCGGGTGATAGGTCACACCGGCCAAATTTTGGATCTCAAGTGGAATCCCTTCGACGACAATATGATTGCGTCGGCGTCCGATGATTGCACG ATAAAACTTTGGAAGATTCCGCCAGGCGGTCTCACCTGTAATCTGAGTGAAAGCACAATGGAGATGGTCGGTCACAAGCGAAAGGTTCTACAGATTGAGTGGCACCCAACGGCAGCCAACATTCTCATAAGTGCTGGGTTTGACCACCTCATTTGTTTGTGGGACGTGGGCAGTGCAGACACACCACTACTAAATGTAATCGATTGTCACGTGGATATGATCTACAGCTTGGCCATCAACAGAGACGGATCACTGATTGCAACCACCTCCAAGGATAAGAAACTGCGGGTTATAGAGCCAAGAAGCGGTATCGTTGTTTCG GAGGGTGTATGCCACCAGGGCACAAAGTGCTCGAAAGCTGTTTTCCTAGACAACAACCGCATTTTGACGACAGGCTTTTCGCGGCACTCGGATCGGCAGTTTGCGGTGTGGAATCAACACGATTTGAAGAAACCATTGGCACAGGAAGTGATAGATAGTTCGAGTGGAGTGGTAACTCCGTACTTTGATCATGACACAAAAATGATCTATTTGGCTGGCAAGGGCGATGGTAACATTCGATACTATGAGTTGGTCGATGAGGCACCATATGTGCACTATTTGAACCAGTTCCTTTCGGGACAGCCCCAGAAAGCGTTGGGATTTATGCCGAAGCGGGGATTAAATGTTTCCCAGTGTGAGGTGTTCCGGTTCTATAAGATGCATGCAACGGGAAATGTGTGCGAACCCATATCGATGATTGTCCCGCGCAAATCCACCCTTTTCCAGAGCGATCTCTATCCGGATACGTTGGCCGATGTTCCGGCAATCGGTGCCAAAGAGTGGTACCAGGGCCGCAATGCTCAACCGTTGCTGAGATCGATGAAGACAG GAGAGTCAATATTGGAAGCAGCCAGTCATAAGACTCGCAGTGAAAGTAAATCCACTAACAGTCATCACAACAAGACCGGCAGCGTTCTCACTAACAACCACGGTGCTATGAACGGAAACAGTAACAATACGGCCAACGGGCCAACGATGAACGGAGGCAACTACACGAATGGTGGCGGAAATTTGACGCCATTGGCTAACGGAAAGAACAACAAAGAAAACGAAATGGACAACCGAATTTTGGACAACACTACGAAGAAGTTTGCATTCCTTGCTCAACCAACTATACCGGACTACAGGCCTCAGGCG ATAATCGAGAAGAGTCAAAAGACGTCGACGAACCAGAGCACCAAGTTCCACCAGCTGCAGGCAATTTTCGGACAGCATCAAACGGCGAACCACAAGGACCTTGCCAACCTGCAGAACAACATGCTCAGCGGCTCGAGGAACAGCTCGCGCAACAGTTCGCTGGAGAATATTAACCTGTTGAATTCGGAGAATGAG CTCCGAAAAGCGTTCAACAAACAAACGGAGGAGATCAAGAGCCTGCGAAAGTCACTTCACAACTCGGAAAAGCGAGTACGCGATCTGGAAGCCGAAGTTAAGCGGTTACAGCTGCAGCTGAAACGCTAG